The window GCACGTGTTAGGGTGGATTCCCTCCGAAAGGAATACGATGTCGGGACGGTCGTCGCTGTCGACGATCTGGATCTCGAGATCGAGGACGGCGAGTTCGTGACCGTAGTCGGACCGTCGGGTTGCGGGAAGACGACGACGCTTCGCATGCTCGCCGGCCTGGAGGAGCCGACGGACGGACGCATCGAGATCGGGGGCGAGGACGTCACCGACGTTCACGCGAAGAATCGAGACGTCGCGATGGTGTTCCAGAACTACGCGCTGTACCCGCACAAGACGGTCTTCGAGAACATGGAGTTCGGGCTCCGGATGAGCACCGATCTCGAGGAAAAAGAGCGCCGACAGCGGGTCGTCGAGACCGCCGAGATGATGGACATCGAGGAACTGCTCGAGGACAGGCCGGACGAACTCTCCGGCGGCCAGAAACAGCGCGTCGCGCTGGGGCGGGCGATCGTCCGGGAACCCGACGTGTTCCTGTTCGACGAACCGCTCTCGAACCTCGACGCCAAACTCCGGACCTCCATGCGCGCGGAGATCCAGCGGCTGCAGGACGAACTCGGGATCACGTCGGTCTACGTCACCCACGACCAGCACGAGGCGATGACCATGGGCGACCGGATCGTCATCCTCAACGACGGCAAGCTCCAGCAGCAGGGCGAGCCGACCGAGGTGTACGAGAACCCCGCCAACGAGTTCGTCGCCGGCTTCATCGGTTCGCCCTCGATGAATTTCATCGACGTCGACGTCGAGCGGACCGGCGATTCCCTGCGGCTGGTCGGCGCCGAAGGCGGGTTCGCGTTCGACCTCTCGACGTCGTTCCTCGCCGACCGCGGAGTCGACCTCGAGTCGAGTCGGTACACGCTCGGTATCCGGCCCGAGAAGGTCTCGATCGCCGACGCGGGTGCGGACAACTCGCTCACGGCGACGATCGACGTCGTCGAACCGGTCGGCTCGGACAACTACCTCCACCTCGATCTCGGCGCGGAGTTCATCGCCCGCGTCGGCACCGACGTCGACCTCGAGCCCGGCGATCAGGTGACGCTGACGTTCGACGAGGCCGATATCCACCTCTTCGACGCCGAGACCGGCCGCAACGTCTTCGCTCGAGAGCGAACCGCGCCGGCGGCGACGCCACCGTAGCCGGCTCGCGACATTTCCCACCGCGTAGCGGAGTCGATTTTCAGTACGGTTTCGCCGCAGAACTCGTTCTTTCGTCCGCAGAACCCGCTCGCCGTTGCAGTGCGGCCGCGAAAATACCCGTGACTCGTTACTCGCGAAGCGGCACAGTCCCCTCCGCACTCTCGCTCGCGACCGGATCGGCGTCTCGTTCCGTCGCCTCCAGCGCGATCGCCGTCGTCAGCCGCAGCGCGTGGGGCCAGCCCAGCGGCGTCGCGCTATCGGGCGTGCCGTCGTCGAAAAACTGCTCCGGCAGGTACTCGCCGTCACCGCGCAGCGTCCCGCCGGGTTCGACGAGCGCGAGCAACGCCGTCGCCCACTCGTCGAACGCGTCGGCAGCCTCGTGATCTCGAGCGGCCAGCAGGTCGCCGAACTCGGCGGCCGCGTGGGCGCCCCACGCGGTCGTCACCGTCCAGACCTTCGGCTCGGCCTGCTCTTTCACGCGCCACGGGTCGTCCTCGAACCGCGCCAGGCCCTCGATCGGACCGTCAGGATCGCGGTACAGCCCCTCGAGCGTCGTCTCGAGGTGGGAGACGAGTCGCTCGATGCGCTCGTCGTCGATCGTCGTATCCTCGAGCGCCGCGTACTCGGCGTGGGCCGACGCGAGCGCGAAGGTGCTGCCGTCGAGGCGCTCGTCCAGGTCGTCGCCGTCGAGCCGCAGCGCGTAACACGCGCGGTCGGGCACCCACAGCCGATCGATCGCGTCGTAGACGATCCGGGCGTTCTCG is drawn from Halopiger aswanensis and contains these coding sequences:
- a CDS encoding ABC transporter ATP-binding protein, which encodes MARVRVDSLRKEYDVGTVVAVDDLDLEIEDGEFVTVVGPSGCGKTTTLRMLAGLEEPTDGRIEIGGEDVTDVHAKNRDVAMVFQNYALYPHKTVFENMEFGLRMSTDLEEKERRQRVVETAEMMDIEELLEDRPDELSGGQKQRVALGRAIVREPDVFLFDEPLSNLDAKLRTSMRAEIQRLQDELGITSVYVTHDQHEAMTMGDRIVILNDGKLQQQGEPTEVYENPANEFVAGFIGSPSMNFIDVDVERTGDSLRLVGAEGGFAFDLSTSFLADRGVDLESSRYTLGIRPEKVSIADAGADNSLTATIDVVEPVGSDNYLHLDLGAEFIARVGTDVDLEPGDQVTLTFDEADIHLFDAETGRNVFARERTAPAATPP